Proteins found in one Candidatus Woesearchaeota archaeon genomic segment:
- a CDS encoding cation:proton antiporter encodes MDPFLELGTIILLTLIISFIIRALKQPSIIGYIIAGIIAGPYFLNLIENTETIHLLSQIGIALLLFIVGISLNPKHIKDTGKISIITGLGQVLFTSIAGLIICLTIGFNLTESIYIAIAITFSSTIIIMKLLSDKGALETLYGRISMGFLIVQDIIAALILMIVPALASQSGNILMNVTETILKGVGIIAIILLFGFTFLQKIVEKTAKNQELLLLLSISWVLIVASIFHLVEFSIEIGALVAGMTLSISKYRHEISSKLRSMRDFFLILFFILLGSQLIIQDVIGHLPTILILSAFILIGNPIIVMILMGISGYTKKNGFMAGLTVAQISEFSLILVALGLNLGQLTETIVSIVTMVGLITIAGSTYMIMYSEKIYGKIKNLLNIFEIKGKKKDQYDTHIGKEYAVFMIGCNRTGFEILHMLKKQKQKTLVMDYNPETIKKLTTEGTDVVYGDASDIETINEIDLKNTKLLISTITDFDSNAMLINLVKEKNKNIMIFMMANEAEEALELYEKGATYVIVPHMVGGFHASAILEKHGFDIKKILKEKLKHKNRLEKIRKENQSDKTI; translated from the coding sequence ATGGATCCATTCTTAGAACTAGGAACAATAATACTACTAACACTAATAATCTCATTTATAATAAGAGCACTAAAACAACCAAGTATAATAGGCTACATAATCGCAGGAATAATTGCAGGACCATACTTCTTGAACTTAATAGAAAATACAGAAACAATACATTTACTCTCACAAATAGGAATTGCTCTTCTACTATTCATAGTAGGTATAAGTCTAAACCCAAAACACATAAAAGATACAGGAAAAATATCTATAATAACAGGTTTAGGACAAGTTCTATTTACAAGTATCGCAGGACTTATTATTTGCCTAACAATAGGCTTTAATCTAACAGAAAGCATATACATAGCTATCGCAATAACTTTTAGTAGCACCATAATAATAATGAAACTACTATCTGACAAAGGGGCATTAGAAACACTTTACGGAAGAATATCTATGGGCTTTTTAATAGTTCAAGACATAATTGCTGCACTAATACTCATGATTGTTCCAGCACTTGCCAGCCAATCAGGCAACATATTGATGAATGTAACAGAAACAATACTAAAAGGAGTCGGAATAATTGCGATAATACTATTGTTTGGATTCACATTTTTACAAAAAATAGTAGAAAAAACCGCCAAAAACCAAGAACTTCTATTATTACTATCAATCTCTTGGGTATTAATAGTTGCAAGCATATTTCACTTAGTAGAATTTTCAATAGAAATAGGAGCACTAGTAGCAGGAATGACTCTTAGTATATCCAAATACAGACACGAGATTTCTTCAAAACTAAGGAGTATGAGAGATTTTTTCCTAATACTATTTTTCATATTGTTAGGATCACAACTAATAATACAAGACGTAATAGGACACTTACCAACAATCCTAATACTTTCAGCATTCATCTTAATAGGAAACCCAATAATTGTTATGATACTAATGGGGATATCAGGATACACTAAGAAAAACGGTTTTATGGCAGGACTTACAGTTGCACAAATAAGTGAATTCTCCTTAATTTTAGTCGCATTAGGACTAAATCTAGGCCAACTAACAGAAACAATAGTATCTATAGTGACAATGGTTGGCTTAATAACAATAGCAGGCTCAACATATATGATAATGTACTCAGAAAAAATATATGGAAAAATCAAAAATTTACTAAATATCTTTGAAATAAAAGGAAAAAAGAAAGATCAATACGATACACATATCGGAAAAGAATACGCGGTATTCATGATAGGTTGTAACAGAACAGGATTTGAAATACTGCACATGCTAAAAAAACAAAAACAAAAAACCTTAGTTATGGATTACAATCCAGAAACAATAAAAAAACTAACAACCGAAGGCACAGATGTTGTGTATGGGGATGCTTCAGACATAGAAACCATAAATGAAATAGACCTTAAAAACACGAAACTTCTAATATCAACGATAACAGACTTTGACTCAAATGCCATGCTAATAAATTTAGTAAAAGAAAAAAACAAAAACATAATGATATTTATGATGGCAAATGAAGCCGAAGAAGCCTTAGAACTATATGAAAAAGGAGCAACTTACGTGATAGTGCCTCATATGGTTGGTGGATTTCATGCCTCTGCAATTCTAGAAAAACACGGGTTTGACATAAAAAAAATTTTGAAAGAAAAACTAAAACACAAAAACAGACTAGAAAAAATAAGAAAAGAAAATCAAAGTGATAAAACCATTTAA